TTGAACTTCTTCGAATGGTAAATAGTTGTGCGGATCGACCCCGCAAAAGCGAAAGACTTCTTCGTAGATGTCTTTCATCATGACGATCGTCGGCCCCACGTCAAATGTAAATCCTTGGCTAACAATCTGGTTCATTTTGCCACCCGGTTGCGCGTTTTGCTCATAAATCGTAACATTATAACCTAATTTTTGAAGCCGTACTGCAGCGGTTAAGCCACCAATACCAGCGCCAATAATCGATACTTGCTTCATCAGTAAATCTCCCCCTTAACAGATGAATAACTAAAAAGCATGGTTAATCATTAGTTATATTTTGGTTTAATAATGTAAAAAGTACAACAAATATGATTACTATGACGTATTAAAGTAGTCGGTAGGTGCGAATAGAGCGGACGAGAAAAACAAAAAAACCACCGTATCGGGGAATACGGTGGAAAAAGGAGTAGGGTAAACATGTGACGGGGAATCACATGTTACTATGAATTTCATTACTTTGGAGGAGTAAATGAAAAATTTTAGGTTGTGTTATAGCTGATTGAGTTAACCTCAATTGCTATGATGTAATCATACCGAGGTTGTGTGAAGAATTTGTGACTGAACATGGCGAATGTCATGAAAAAAAGGGAAAGGCTTTATTAAGAAGTGTGAAGAATCATCAACGTTCTTACGGAATGCCTTGGCGAGGTGCGATGATCGACTGTTTGGGGCCAAAGAAAATAGTCACTTCAAAAGTTGTCCTTTGAAGTGACTATTTTGATTCGCAATCAATGCTAGTAATAACAAGTTTGCGGCGACGCTAAGTTGATAGTGACCAAGCAGATTTTGGTGACTGGCTGTGGGCACTGCCATTTGGCGCGATTAGTTATCGTCACGATTACCACCGAATAGAATAATTAGTCGTAGTAATTGTAAGAATGTTGACAGGGCTGCAGCAACATAGGTTAAAGCCGCCGCGACAAGCACTTTACGCACCATGGGAACTTCGTCGCGAGTCAAAACTTGCCCATCAGATAAAATCTGGAGGGCGCGTCTTGAGGCGTTGAATTCAACTGGAAGCGTGACAAGTTGGAACAATAACGCCAGTGAGAAGAGTAAAATCCCAATGTGAATCAGTGTTTGGTTGTAACTCAATAAAACGCCGATAATGATTAGTGGTAATGATAAGCTTGAACCGATGTTCGTGATGGGCACGAGGGCGGTCCGCAAGCGCATTGGCCAATAGTTAACGTGATCTTGAACTGCGTGTCCGCATTCGTGGGCCGCAACTCCGATGGCGGCCACAGAGGTTGAATCTGCTGTGGCTTCTGATAGGCTGAGAATCTTAGTTTGACCGTTGTAATTGTCGGTCAGATCCCCGCTTATCTTTTGGACACCAACATCATTGATACCAGATTGGCTTAAAATAAAGCGAGCTGCATCGGTGCCGGTTGTGCCAGATTGACTACGATAGGCATCATAATGCCGGAATGTCCGATTAACGTAACCCGAT
This Lactiplantibacillus plantarum DNA region includes the following protein-coding sequences:
- a CDS encoding zinc metallopeptidase, producing the protein MAASGYVNRTFRHYDAYRSQSGTTGTDAARFILSQSGINDVGVQKISGDLTDNYNGQTKILSLSEATADSTSVAAIGVAAHECGHAVQDHVNYWPMRLRTALVPITNIGSSLSLPLIIIGVLLSYNQTLIHIGILLFSLALLFQLVTLPVEFNASRRALQILSDGQVLTRDEVPMVRKVLVAAALTYVAAALSTFLQLLRLIILFGGNRDDN